The Shewanella japonica genome has a window encoding:
- a CDS encoding DUF2071 domain-containing protein, translated as MDSLKLNDHLHSRPPPKGIDVLCKLQHFSIITYAVDPSRFDGLFPERFKLDTVEINGVEKALISVVPFIDVDFTSAVYLFPKFTMGQTNYRIYIIDKETNERCVWFLGTTLDSWTLAVPRFLWNLPWYSGEVKFDCDFDESQKIYRKYKMTTDATWAPASVELSQTKGASIELAGFPDTETGLVYLTHPLAGYYHRRDGKLGTYRVWHKQLEVSSAKLEFASFGLLSRLGLVTQEEQQTAHSVLVEPINEFTIYLPPKVVK; from the coding sequence TTGGATTCACTAAAGTTAAATGATCATCTCCATTCAAGACCTCCGCCAAAAGGGATTGATGTTCTATGTAAACTACAGCATTTTTCCATAATTACTTACGCTGTAGATCCTTCAAGATTTGATGGACTTTTCCCTGAACGTTTTAAATTGGATACCGTTGAAATCAACGGAGTAGAAAAAGCTCTGATTTCAGTAGTCCCATTTATCGATGTCGATTTTACTTCCGCTGTTTATCTATTCCCTAAATTCACTATGGGTCAAACCAATTATCGAATCTATATAATCGATAAAGAAACCAACGAACGCTGTGTCTGGTTTCTAGGAACTACATTGGATTCATGGACGCTTGCAGTACCAAGATTTTTGTGGAATTTACCTTGGTATTCAGGCGAAGTTAAATTTGATTGTGACTTTGACGAATCACAAAAAATATATCGTAAATATAAAATGACTACAGATGCTACTTGGGCTCCAGCTAGTGTCGAGCTGTCTCAAACAAAAGGTGCTTCAATTGAGCTCGCAGGGTTTCCTGATACTGAAACTGGCCTAGTGTATTTAACTCACCCATTAGCTGGTTATTATCATCGACGTGATGGTAAATTGGGTACGTATAGGGTTTGGCATAAGCAACTCGAAGTGTCTTCTGCAAAACTTGAGTTTGCCAGCTTTGGGTTATTGTCGCGTTTAGGTTTGGTCACTCAAGAAGAGCAACAAACAGCTCATAGTGTTCTGGTTGAACCAATAAATGAATTTACTATTTATTTGCCGCCAAAAGTGGTGAAATAG
- a CDS encoding nuclear transport factor 2 family protein translates to MNKLLILSLIILFSGSLLANDSKIDLDAFAKLYFDKMVATQSPTATKKELEEYLALLTDDVGHSHLPWVTDDSRLPSGKSDMRKGMTFYLGAHTEYKAELLDVFAFNQSAIAIRYKDYAKGIHPQSNQPIEYSQTMMEVLEIEDGKVAVIRKYHE, encoded by the coding sequence ATGAACAAACTATTGATACTTTCATTGATTATTTTGTTTTCCGGTTCGTTATTAGCTAATGATTCAAAAATAGATCTCGATGCGTTTGCGAAGTTGTATTTTGATAAAATGGTCGCCACGCAAAGCCCGACAGCTACAAAAAAAGAATTAGAAGAATATTTAGCATTATTAACCGACGATGTTGGTCACTCGCATTTGCCTTGGGTTACTGATGATTCTCGCTTACCGTCTGGTAAAAGTGATATGCGTAAAGGGATGACATTCTATTTAGGTGCTCATACTGAGTACAAAGCTGAATTATTAGACGTATTTGCTTTCAATCAATCAGCCATTGCCATTAGATATAAAGACTATGCTAAAGGTATTCATCCTCAAAGTAATCAGCCTATTGAGTACTCTCAAACAATGATGGAAGTACTAGAAATTGAGGATGGAAAAGTGGCTGTCATTCGTAAATATCACGAATAA
- a CDS encoding SMI1/KNR4 family protein, which translates to MEDVIKFLRENNEEVPIPMRLPSESELLTLEKELNIHFPSDFKEYLLKVSDVVFGTIEPVTIAEPSCYTYFKTVLDDARTCGVNNNLIPICYDNGDFYCMESDGRIVFWSHNGVVDESWDSIWDWVKDVWLES; encoded by the coding sequence ATGGAAGATGTAATCAAATTTTTGCGAGAAAATAATGAGGAAGTGCCAATTCCAATGCGGTTGCCTTCTGAAAGTGAACTTTTAACTTTAGAAAAAGAACTTAATATACATTTTCCCTCCGATTTTAAAGAATACTTGCTAAAAGTTAGCGATGTGGTCTTTGGAACTATTGAACCTGTAACTATTGCCGAACCCTCATGTTACACATATTTTAAAACGGTTTTGGATGATGCGAGAACATGCGGAGTAAATAATAATCTAATACCTATTTGTTACGATAATGGTGACTTTTATTGTATGGAATCTGATGGTCGAATAGTTTTTTGGTCTCATAATGGCGTAGTAGATGAATCTTGGGATAGCATTTGGGATTGGGTAAAAGACGTATGGCTTGAAAGTTAG
- a CDS encoding IS110 family transposase, producing MRFYNNSHPYYCGIDLHARLLYVCIIDSKGEVVAHKKIGANKDDLLLILEPYIGNVIVGVECMHCWYWVSDWCAELGIDFVLGHALYMKAIHGGKTKNDKIDSFKIATLLRGGNFPIAHDYPREMRAARDLLRRRMKIVRHGAMLKGHVVNTNSQYNLPATDLNLKNISARQKLREQYQNPIVQRNIDLDMALLDCYAKELAQVEWFIEKQAKNHNPVYLELLKTVPGIGKILSLTILYEIGDVARFESVQKFASYSRLVKCKAESAGKTYGTNGNKIGNAHLKWAFSEAAVLYLRGNDKARHYLNRLQKRMSKAKALSALAHKLGRCVYFMLKNKTVFDEQRFLKG from the coding sequence ATGAGATTTTATAATAACTCACATCCATACTACTGTGGTATTGATTTACATGCACGTTTACTTTATGTCTGCATCATTGATTCTAAAGGGGAAGTTGTCGCTCACAAAAAGATTGGGGCTAACAAAGATGACTTACTACTCATACTCGAACCCTATATCGGCAATGTCATTGTCGGGGTTGAGTGCATGCATTGTTGGTACTGGGTATCTGATTGGTGTGCTGAACTCGGCATCGACTTTGTTCTAGGCCATGCCCTTTATATGAAGGCCATTCACGGTGGTAAAACCAAGAACGATAAAATCGATTCTTTTAAAATTGCCACACTACTACGTGGTGGCAACTTTCCAATTGCCCACGATTATCCACGTGAAATGCGTGCTGCCCGAGATCTGTTGCGTCGACGAATGAAGATTGTCCGTCACGGCGCCATGCTCAAAGGTCATGTGGTTAACACCAACAGCCAATACAACTTGCCAGCCACTGACCTAAACCTTAAAAATATCTCTGCTAGACAAAAGCTACGCGAGCAATATCAAAACCCTATCGTGCAGCGTAATATCGATTTAGACATGGCTCTCCTTGATTGCTATGCCAAGGAACTAGCTCAAGTTGAATGGTTCATTGAAAAGCAGGCTAAAAACCATAACCCAGTGTATCTAGAATTGCTTAAAACCGTACCAGGTATTGGTAAGATTTTATCGCTAACAATTTTGTATGAAATCGGTGATGTAGCCCGATTTGAATCGGTACAAAAATTTGCCTCATACTCTCGTTTAGTCAAATGCAAAGCTGAGTCTGCGGGCAAAACCTATGGCACTAATGGCAATAAAATCGGTAATGCTCATTTAAAGTGGGCATTCTCTGAAGCTGCTGTGCTCTACCTGCGAGGCAATGATAAAGCCCGTCATTATCTTAATCGATTACAAAAGAGAATGAGTAAGGCTAAGGCATTATCAGCACTGGCTCATAAGCTTGGCCGCTGTGTTTATTTCATGTTGAAGAACAAAACGGTGTTTGATGAACAACGATTCTTAAAAGGATAA